In a single window of the Natronosalvus caseinilyticus genome:
- a CDS encoding Hsp20/alpha crystallin family protein: MRRNPFDDLEEMLDRVSKQFETGVGGSGLSFPGSVAVDVADHRDEYVVTADLPGFETEDIELTLVEGTLRLEAEQETDRTDEHDRYLRRERSHKSVSRRLHLPEPVDEESITATYNNGVLTVTLPKLEQSDDSKRIDID; this comes from the coding sequence ATGCGACGCAATCCGTTCGACGACCTCGAGGAGATGCTCGACCGAGTCAGCAAGCAGTTCGAAACGGGCGTCGGCGGTAGCGGCCTCTCGTTTCCGGGTTCGGTTGCCGTCGACGTGGCCGACCACCGTGACGAGTACGTCGTGACGGCCGACCTCCCCGGTTTCGAGACCGAGGACATCGAGTTGACGCTCGTCGAGGGGACGCTCCGCCTCGAGGCCGAACAGGAGACCGACCGCACCGACGAGCACGACCGCTACCTCCGCCGGGAGCGGTCGCACAAGTCGGTCAGTCGGCGGCTGCACCTCCCCGAACCGGTCGACGAGGAGTCGATAACGGCCACCTACAACAACGGCGTGCTCACCGTGACGCTGCCGAAACTCGAACAGAGCGACGACTCGAAGCGAATCGACATCGACTAG
- the pheA gene encoding prephenate dehydratase, producing the protein MTAVTLGPEGTYSHRATRALDDDVVFRQSVTDIVAAVAAGEFDRGVIPIENSIEGSVTESQDALAEYDVAVVREIVTPIRHALLAQGPNFDTIASHSQALAQCRAYLESEYPDATLEAVSSTAQGVEYARENPSVAGIAHPATAGDDLEVIAADIQDQTSNATRFFALAPASERSEAGGKTSLVVYPNANYPGLLLELLEPFADRDINLSRVESRPSGERLGDYVFHMDVDAGLYEERTQEALADLEALAERGWVRRLGSYDLEHVVE; encoded by the coding sequence ATGACAGCCGTCACGCTCGGCCCCGAAGGGACCTACTCGCATCGTGCGACGCGAGCGCTCGACGACGACGTGGTCTTCCGCCAGTCGGTCACCGACATCGTCGCCGCCGTCGCCGCCGGCGAGTTCGACCGCGGAGTAATTCCCATCGAGAACAGCATCGAAGGGAGCGTTACTGAGAGCCAGGACGCCCTCGCGGAGTACGACGTCGCCGTCGTCCGCGAAATCGTCACGCCGATCCGCCACGCCCTGCTCGCCCAGGGACCGAACTTCGACACCATCGCCAGCCACTCCCAGGCGCTCGCCCAGTGTCGCGCCTACCTCGAGTCCGAGTACCCCGACGCGACCCTCGAGGCCGTCTCGAGCACGGCTCAGGGCGTCGAGTACGCCCGCGAGAACCCCTCGGTCGCGGGCATCGCCCATCCCGCCACGGCAGGTGACGACCTCGAGGTCATCGCCGCCGACATCCAGGACCAGACGTCGAACGCGACGCGGTTCTTCGCGCTCGCACCCGCCTCCGAGCGTTCGGAGGCCGGCGGGAAGACCTCGCTCGTCGTCTATCCGAACGCGAACTACCCCGGTCTGCTCCTCGAGTTGCTCGAGCCCTTCGCCGACCGCGACATCAACCTGAGCCGGGTCGAGTCCCGCCCGAGCGGGGAGCGACTCGGCGACTACGTCTTCCACATGGACGTCGACGCCGGCCTCTACGAGGAGCGCACCCAGGAGGCTCTCGCCGACCTGGAGGCCCTCGCCGAGAGAGGGTGGGTTCGCCGGCTGGGGTCGTACGACCTCGAGCACGTCGTCGAGTGA
- a CDS encoding AI-2E family transporter, producing MNRSRGTLLVLIAILLLLSAQLVFPYIQYVLAAVLLAFVLTPVQRRLERRTSPAIAAFSLVLLALLLAIVPVVIVVAYVFRDARALVEGADADSLPLEPFQSVAQRFGVDLESTAMEWARTAGQTLLERSPELLAGLTHTAIGIGVALFLLYYLLRDGDSLLRWLREVTPLPDAVQTNLFEALENVTWAVLAGHVLIALIQGGLAGIGLFVVGIPNALFWTVVMIVLSLIPIVGSFLVWGPAVIYLLMVNQPTFAIGLAIYSMVIVGLSDDYLRPIVVDRYAELNPAVIIVGVLGGVTAFGFMGLFYGPIVLGALVATLEVFSDDYGSL from the coding sequence GTGAACCGATCGAGAGGGACGCTGCTCGTTCTCATCGCCATATTGCTGTTGCTGTCAGCGCAACTCGTCTTCCCGTACATCCAGTACGTGCTGGCCGCCGTCCTCCTCGCGTTCGTGCTGACGCCGGTCCAGCGCCGCCTCGAGCGACGAACCTCGCCCGCGATCGCCGCGTTTTCGCTCGTCTTGCTGGCACTGCTCCTCGCCATCGTCCCCGTCGTGATCGTCGTAGCGTACGTCTTTCGCGACGCCCGGGCACTCGTCGAAGGCGCTGACGCCGATTCGCTTCCGCTCGAGCCCTTCCAGTCGGTCGCCCAGCGATTCGGGGTCGACCTCGAGTCAACGGCCATGGAGTGGGCCCGAACCGCGGGACAGACGCTCTTGGAACGGAGTCCGGAACTGCTGGCGGGGCTCACGCACACGGCCATCGGTATCGGCGTGGCGCTCTTCTTGCTTTACTATCTCCTCCGGGACGGCGACTCCCTGCTCAGGTGGCTTCGCGAGGTGACGCCGCTCCCGGACGCCGTCCAGACGAACCTCTTCGAGGCGCTCGAGAACGTGACGTGGGCGGTGCTGGCCGGCCACGTCCTCATCGCGCTGATCCAGGGCGGACTGGCGGGAATCGGCCTGTTCGTCGTCGGCATTCCCAACGCGCTGTTCTGGACGGTCGTCATGATCGTCCTCTCGTTGATCCCCATCGTTGGCTCGTTCCTGGTCTGGGGCCCCGCCGTGATCTACCTGCTCATGGTCAATCAGCCGACGTTCGCGATCGGGCTGGCGATCTACAGTATGGTCATCGTCGGCCTCTCGGACGACTACTTGCGACCAATCGTCGTCGACCGCTACGCCGAACTCAATCCGGCCGTGATAATTGTCGGCGTCCTAGGCGGGGTCACCGCGTTCGGGTTCATGGGGCTGTTCTACGGTCCCATCGTCCTCGGCGCGCTCGTCGCCACGCTCGAGGTGTTCAGCGACGATTACGGCTCGCTCTAG
- a CDS encoding DUF547 domain-containing protein, with amino-acid sequence MSTQLDPLSISADLLYTVKTDGERGALRDHLATLERTRLDRALGGRAEKLAFWLNCYNAYVQILLDDDPSLLEGGVLDRWKFFARDRVPIAGVWLSLNDIQHGLLRGSRHPWGMGYLPRPFPTAFERQFRLESVDPRIHFALNCGTESCPPVAVYSPADVEAELETATDWFLEENVSYQPRERVARVPRVFLWYRGDFGGSSGIRSFLERYDVIPPDVTPTLQYDEYDWSMDLGDYRRK; translated from the coding sequence ATGTCGACCCAGCTCGACCCGCTCTCGATCTCGGCCGACCTCCTCTACACAGTCAAGACGGACGGGGAGCGGGGCGCCCTCCGCGACCATCTCGCCACGCTCGAGCGAACGCGACTCGATCGGGCGCTCGGCGGCCGCGCGGAGAAACTCGCTTTCTGGCTCAACTGCTACAACGCATACGTGCAGATCCTCCTCGACGACGATCCCTCGCTGCTCGAGGGGGGAGTGCTCGACCGCTGGAAGTTCTTCGCCAGGGATCGCGTCCCGATCGCGGGCGTCTGGCTAAGTCTCAACGACATCCAACACGGGCTCCTTCGCGGCTCGAGGCATCCCTGGGGGATGGGGTACCTGCCGCGACCGTTCCCGACGGCCTTCGAGCGCCAGTTTCGACTCGAGTCGGTCGATCCGCGGATACACTTCGCGCTGAACTGCGGCACCGAAAGCTGTCCCCCGGTCGCCGTCTACAGCCCCGCCGACGTCGAGGCCGAACTCGAGACCGCGACCGACTGGTTCCTCGAGGAGAACGTGAGCTACCAGCCACGAGAGCGCGTGGCCCGCGTGCCGCGGGTATTCCTCTGGTACCGCGGTGATTTCGGCGGTTCGAGCGGGATTCGGTCGTTCCTCGAGCGCTACGACGTGATTCCGCCCGACGTGACGCCGACGTTGCAGTACGACGAGTACGACTGGTCGATGGATCTGGGGGATTATCGCCGAAAGTGA
- the fni gene encoding type 2 isopentenyl-diphosphate Delta-isomerase has product MPETSDRKDDHIRIIEEEDVETSGTGFEDVELVHEALPEIHRDEIDTSVDLFGYELAAPIVIESMTGGHPNTTTINRSLAAAAQEMGVAMGVGSQRAGLELDDPDLLESYTVVRDVAPDAFLYGNVGAAQLLEYDVSDVERAVEMIEADAMAIHLNFLQEAVQPEGDVDARGCLEAIETVASDLSVPVIVKETGNGIARGTAERLTAAGVDAIDVAGKGGTTWSGIESYRAAAIGATRQEHVGRRFRAWGVPTAVSTLEAANVHDTVIASGGVRSGLDVAKAIALGAQAGGLAKPFLSPAGQGIEAVVDLLETLRVELETAMFVTGSESVADLRETECVVLGRTKEYLEGRGHGN; this is encoded by the coding sequence ATGCCCGAGACATCCGACCGCAAAGACGATCACATCCGCATTATCGAAGAAGAAGACGTCGAAACCTCGGGGACCGGCTTCGAGGACGTCGAACTCGTCCACGAGGCGCTGCCGGAGATCCACCGGGACGAGATCGATACGAGCGTGGACCTGTTCGGCTACGAACTCGCGGCCCCCATCGTCATCGAGAGCATGACCGGCGGCCACCCCAACACCACGACGATCAACCGATCGCTCGCCGCCGCGGCCCAGGAAATGGGCGTCGCGATGGGCGTCGGCAGCCAGCGCGCCGGGCTCGAACTCGACGACCCGGACCTCCTCGAGTCCTACACCGTGGTCCGCGACGTGGCCCCCGACGCCTTCCTCTACGGCAACGTCGGTGCCGCCCAGTTGCTCGAGTACGACGTGAGCGACGTCGAGCGTGCCGTGGAGATGATCGAGGCGGACGCGATGGCGATCCACCTCAACTTCCTCCAGGAGGCGGTCCAGCCCGAGGGCGACGTCGACGCCCGCGGCTGTCTCGAGGCCATCGAAACGGTCGCGAGCGACCTCTCGGTGCCGGTGATCGTCAAGGAGACGGGCAACGGTATCGCCCGGGGCACCGCCGAGCGGTTGACAGCAGCGGGCGTCGACGCCATCGACGTCGCCGGAAAGGGCGGGACGACGTGGTCGGGCATCGAGTCCTACCGGGCTGCCGCCATCGGCGCGACCCGCCAGGAACACGTCGGCCGACGATTCCGGGCCTGGGGGGTTCCGACCGCCGTGAGCACGCTCGAGGCCGCGAACGTCCACGACACCGTGATCGCCAGCGGCGGCGTCCGCTCCGGTCTGGACGTGGCGAAGGCCATCGCCCTCGGTGCGCAGGCTGGCGGTCTCGCCAAACCGTTTCTCTCGCCGGCGGGGCAGGGAATCGAAGCGGTCGTCGACCTCCTGGAGACCCTCCGGGTCGAACTCGAGACGGCGATGTTCGTCACGGGATCGGAATCCGTCGCGGACCTCCGAGAGACGGAGTGCGTCGTTCTCGGGCGAACGAAGGAGTACCTCGAGGGTCGAGGGCACGGGAACTGA
- a CDS encoding helix-turn-helix transcriptional regulator has product MVSSLDDVEYLARSSHRVAVLTAISERPRTRAELCEVTGASASTISRTLRALEERRWIARTGHHYEATPLGAYVSEGVADLLERLETERKLRDVWDWLPVDDADVPIEELADAVVTPATVEDPYRPVSRFVSLLEEADTFRFVGFELGLLEPCKDELCGRIIDGMDATVIDPPSVATYIRSSYPDLSTRTLESGNLTVLLHDDPPSYGLSLFDRRVGLCIYMPETGTLRSLIDTDAPAVRSWAEWTFERHRHEARPLALEAGAEPEADSGSGSEP; this is encoded by the coding sequence ATGGTATCCTCACTCGACGACGTCGAATATCTCGCACGGTCGTCCCACCGTGTCGCCGTGCTTACGGCGATTAGCGAACGGCCTCGGACGCGAGCCGAGTTGTGTGAGGTGACGGGCGCGTCGGCGTCGACGATCAGTCGAACCCTTCGAGCCCTCGAGGAGCGACGCTGGATCGCCCGAACCGGCCACCACTACGAGGCCACGCCGCTCGGAGCCTACGTCTCGGAAGGAGTTGCGGACTTACTCGAGCGCCTCGAGACGGAACGCAAGCTCCGCGACGTCTGGGACTGGCTACCGGTCGACGACGCCGACGTCCCGATCGAGGAACTCGCCGACGCCGTCGTGACGCCGGCCACGGTCGAGGATCCCTACCGGCCGGTGTCACGCTTCGTCTCCTTGCTCGAGGAGGCAGACACGTTCCGCTTCGTCGGCTTCGAACTGGGGCTGCTCGAGCCCTGCAAAGACGAACTCTGCGGACGAATCATCGACGGCATGGACGCGACGGTCATCGATCCACCCAGCGTCGCGACCTACATCAGGTCGAGCTACCCCGACCTGTCGACGCGAACTCTCGAGAGCGGGAATCTCACCGTCTTGCTCCACGACGATCCGCCGTCTTACGGACTCAGCCTCTTCGACCGCCGCGTCGGCCTCTGTATCTACATGCCCGAGACCGGAACCCTGCGCTCGCTGATCGACACCGACGCGCCGGCCGTGCGCTCGTGGGCCGAGTGGACGTTCGAACGACACCGCCACGAAGCGCGGCCGTTGGCGCTCGAGGCTGGAGCCGAGCCGGAGGCGGATTCCGGGTCCGGGTCCGAGCCCTAA
- a CDS encoding OsmC family protein → MSTTNGVDVDALGEAIDAISDDSTVGQFTFHAETEWTDGLRCETTIDEFDQAGERVQTREFTIEGDEPEQILGQRTAPNAVELLLAALGSCLSVGYAANAAAMGIDLEDIRFEMDGDVDLRGFLGIDETVRPGYEGITCTAYVDADAPEAELVELRERAEATSPLIDSITNEVPVETDLVAATKP, encoded by the coding sequence ATGAGCACCACGAACGGCGTCGACGTCGACGCGCTGGGCGAGGCGATCGACGCGATCAGCGACGATTCGACCGTGGGCCAGTTTACCTTCCACGCGGAAACCGAGTGGACCGACGGGCTCCGGTGTGAGACGACCATCGACGAATTCGACCAGGCGGGCGAGCGCGTGCAGACGCGCGAGTTCACTATCGAGGGCGACGAACCCGAGCAGATCCTCGGCCAGCGAACCGCGCCGAACGCGGTCGAACTCCTGCTCGCGGCCCTCGGTTCGTGCCTGAGCGTCGGCTACGCCGCGAACGCCGCTGCGATGGGCATCGACCTCGAGGACATCCGCTTCGAGATGGACGGCGACGTCGACCTCCGGGGATTCCTCGGCATCGACGAGACCGTCAGGCCCGGCTACGAGGGGATCACCTGCACTGCATACGTCGACGCCGACGCCCCGGAAGCCGAACTGGTCGAACTTCGCGAGCGCGCGGAAGCGACCTCGCCGCTCATCGACAGCATCACGAACGAGGTTCCGGTGGAGACCGACCTGGTTGCCGCCACGAAGCCATGA
- a CDS encoding methyltransferase domain-containing protein, producing MSETNASRLDTDELEQKVKAVYQDVARSPDGDFHFEMGRDLAERLGYDPSVLDRIQSRAIDSFAGVGYHFNLASLEPGERVLDLGSGSGMDVFVAAIYVGDEGTVVGIDMTDDQLENGRRYRDDGGFDNVSFEKGYIEDLPFDDESFDAVISNGVINLSAEKDRVFAEVRRVLAPGGRLALSDITSEEQMPDSIKTNADLWAACIGGAVQVDDYADAIETPGFDVVDRRANDRYEFTSDRAQSACQTYGVKSISLVARKR from the coding sequence ATGAGCGAGACGAATGCGTCGAGGCTCGACACGGACGAACTCGAGCAGAAGGTCAAAGCCGTCTACCAGGACGTCGCGCGGTCGCCGGACGGGGACTTTCACTTCGAAATGGGGCGCGACCTGGCCGAGCGCCTCGGCTACGACCCGTCGGTGCTCGATCGAATCCAGTCGCGGGCCATCGACTCTTTCGCCGGCGTCGGGTACCACTTCAACCTCGCGAGCCTCGAGCCCGGCGAGCGCGTCCTCGACCTCGGGAGCGGCTCGGGGATGGACGTCTTCGTCGCAGCGATTTACGTCGGTGACGAGGGGACGGTGGTCGGCATCGACATGACCGACGACCAGCTCGAGAACGGTCGGAGATACCGCGACGACGGCGGGTTCGACAACGTCAGCTTCGAAAAGGGGTACATCGAGGACCTGCCGTTCGACGACGAGTCGTTCGACGCGGTCATCTCCAATGGCGTGATCAACCTCTCGGCCGAGAAAGATCGCGTCTTCGCAGAGGTGCGTCGCGTCCTCGCTCCGGGCGGCCGACTCGCGCTGTCGGACATCACCAGCGAGGAGCAGATGCCCGACTCCATCAAGACGAACGCGGACCTCTGGGCGGCCTGTATCGGCGGAGCGGTGCAAGTCGACGACTACGCCGACGCCATCGAGACGCCAGGGTTCGACGTGGTCGACCGCCGAGCGAACGATCGGTACGAATTTACCTCGGATCGAGCACAGAGCGCGTGCCAGACCTACGGGGTCAAGAGTATCTCGCTGGTGGCTCGCAAGCGTTGA
- the rpiA gene encoding ribose-5-phosphate isomerase RpiA produces the protein MSAKSSGGADAHKRRAGERAAEEIEDGMVVGLGTGSTTAYAIEALGRAVADGLEIRGIATSFQSRQLALEVGIPLTDLDAVDGIDLAIDGADQVVDDPDSPAHGVLIKGGGAAHAREKLVAAAADRFVVVADSSKLVSALEAPVPVEVLPAAHTVVANRVADLGGEPTLRMATHKDGPVVTDNGNLVLDCAFGSIDDPAALGRDLASIPGVLEHGLFVDLADATYVGTDDGLEVRSY, from the coding sequence ATGAGCGCGAAATCGTCGGGCGGCGCCGACGCCCACAAGCGCCGTGCGGGGGAACGAGCAGCCGAGGAGATCGAAGACGGGATGGTCGTCGGCCTCGGCACCGGATCCACGACCGCCTACGCCATCGAAGCACTCGGCCGTGCAGTCGCAGACGGCCTCGAGATCCGGGGAATCGCGACCTCCTTCCAGTCCAGGCAACTGGCCCTCGAGGTCGGAATCCCGCTGACCGACCTCGACGCCGTCGACGGGATCGACCTGGCCATCGACGGAGCGGACCAGGTCGTCGACGACCCCGACTCCCCCGCCCACGGGGTACTGATCAAGGGTGGCGGCGCGGCCCATGCCCGCGAAAAACTCGTCGCCGCCGCGGCCGACCGGTTCGTCGTCGTCGCGGATTCCTCGAAACTTGTCTCCGCACTCGAGGCACCGGTTCCAGTCGAAGTGCTCCCCGCGGCACACACCGTGGTCGCGAATCGCGTTGCGGACCTCGGCGGTGAACCGACCCTCCGCATGGCGACGCACAAGGACGGCCCCGTGGTCACCGACAACGGGAACCTCGTCCTCGACTGCGCGTTCGGTTCGATCGACGACCCGGCCGCCCTCGGCCGCGACCTCGCGTCGATTCCCGGCGTCCTCGAACACGGCCTGTTCGTCGATCTCGCCGACGCGACGTACGTCGGAACCGACGACGGACTCGAGGTGCGGTCGTACTAA
- a CDS encoding ABC transporter ATP-binding protein — MGPSDDAVTMTDVRKTYRVGEPVHALDGVSLSIPRGSYTAIMGPSGSGKSTLMNLVGCLDTPTSGTVAVDGEDISTLSERERTRLRGTRVGFVFQTFNLMPRLDALENVALPQLFRGVGRTERHDRAQDLLERVGLGDRLDHLPNELSGGQRQRVALARALVNDPAIVLADEPSGNLDTKTEADVLDLFEEFHDAGTTLVVVTHERHVAERAERIVHLLDGNVERIELLEGGGEKASPGGDSRVETKGSGEGGRDGVADEGPAGRPSSDGVLSSKDVSSGNNDPTASNQGSTTSDDDPTTSEEKR, encoded by the coding sequence ATGGGACCGAGCGACGACGCGGTGACGATGACCGACGTACGGAAGACGTACCGCGTCGGCGAGCCGGTACACGCCCTCGACGGCGTCTCGCTGTCGATCCCGCGCGGATCGTACACGGCCATCATGGGCCCGAGCGGGTCGGGAAAGTCGACGCTGATGAACCTCGTCGGCTGTCTCGACACCCCGACGTCGGGCACCGTCGCCGTCGACGGGGAGGACATTTCGACGCTCTCGGAACGCGAACGTACCCGCCTGCGAGGAACCAGGGTCGGGTTCGTCTTCCAGACGTTCAACCTGATGCCGCGACTCGACGCCCTCGAGAACGTGGCCCTCCCTCAACTGTTCCGCGGCGTCGGTCGGACGGAGCGCCACGACCGCGCGCAGGACCTGCTCGAGCGCGTCGGACTCGGCGACCGACTCGATCACCTCCCGAACGAGTTATCGGGCGGTCAGCGCCAGCGGGTCGCCCTCGCCCGCGCACTGGTGAACGATCCGGCGATCGTTCTCGCCGACGAGCCCTCCGGCAACCTGGACACCAAAACGGAGGCGGACGTGCTCGACCTCTTCGAGGAGTTCCACGACGCCGGGACGACGCTCGTCGTCGTCACCCACGAGCGCCACGTCGCCGAACGTGCCGAGCGCATCGTCCACCTTCTGGACGGGAACGTCGAGCGAATCGAACTCCTGGAAGGTGGGGGTGAGAAGGCGTCCCCCGGTGGCGATTCTCGAGTGGAAACGAAGGGGTCTGGCGAGGGTGGTCGAGACGGAGTCGCGGACGAAGGTCCTGCTGGCCGACCCTCGAGTGACGGTGTGCTCTCGAGCAAAGATGTGTCCTCCGGCAATAATGATCCCACCGCAAGTAACCAGGGTTCCACCACGAGCGATGACGACCCCACCACGAGCGAGGAGAAACGCTGA